A stretch of the Capsicum annuum cultivar UCD-10X-F1 chromosome 8, UCD10Xv1.1, whole genome shotgun sequence genome encodes the following:
- the LOC107840354 gene encoding B3 domain-containing protein Os11g0197600 isoform X1, with protein sequence MSTPMYNMTDMFTENTYLAVFFNILGGPVPPSIFVKKESLSTSSTIFTIISFREKFSIFLLLMRIPAYFLRHISEESPEKATLKCLSGGIWNVKLRYDEDGLLIHNGWDKFQKNNQLEDGEFLVFRYNGGLQFTVRIFTKNGLEREVKSTATGKNQQASVYDRGSKHKRPAKYPFSSKFPEQTRANGENSTERETPRKRAAVDKAEEGLLTPNIRQFVKCLKGYNVNKSCFLYVPKSFYEQLMKSDNKTTVVLRNSEEKEWKVNCIGRKGYRAFCGGWRQFVSGNKLKEGYVCVFQLVNANELKVSVFDNPSESLLKLAAER encoded by the exons ATGTCCACCCCAATGTATAATATGACTGATATGTTCACAGAGAATACTTATTTAGCTGTCTTCTTTAATATTCTAGGTGGTCCTGTTCCACCTTCCATATTTGTTAAAAAAGAATCACTATCAACTTCTTCTACTATTTTTACCATAATCTCCTTTCGGGAAAAATTCTCCATCTTCTTACTTTTAATG AGAATCCCAGCCTATTTTCTTAGGCATATATCAGAAGAGTCACCTGAGAAAGCCACCCTGAAGTGTCTTTCTGGAGGCATTTGGAATGTCAAACTACGATATGATGAAGATGGTTTGCTAATACACAATGGTTGGGACAAATTTCAGAAGAATAACCAACTAGAAGACGGGGAATTTCTCGTGTTTAGGTACAATGGCGGTCTGCAATTTACAGTAAGAATATTCACCAAGAATGGACTGGAGAGAGAAGTGAAGTCAACAGCCACGGGCAAAAATCAACAAGCTTCGGTATATGATCGAGGCAGTAAGCATAAAAGGCCAGCAAAATATCCTTTCAGTTCCAAATTCCCTGAACAGACTCGTGCTAACGGTGAAAATAGCACAG AACGTGAAACTCCAAGAAAAAGAGCTGCAGTCGATAAAGCGGAGGAGGGCCTTCTCACTCCAAATATTCGACAATTTGTGAAATGTTTGAAAGGCTACAATGTGAATAAGTCCTGTTTCTTG TATGTTCCGAAATCCTTCTATGAACAACTTATGAAATCAGACAATAAGACAACAGTTGTCCTCCGTAATTCAGAAGAAAAAGAATGGAAAGTGAATTGTATCGGACGAAAAGGATATCGCGCTTTCTGTGGAGGATGGAGACAGTTTGTGAGTGGTAATAAGCTTAAGGAAGGATACGTCTGTGTTTTTCAGCTTGTCAATGCAAATGAACTGAAGGTTTCTGTTTTCGACAATCCTTCGGAATCTCTGTTGAAACTTGCTGCAgaaagatga
- the LOC107840354 gene encoding B3 domain-containing protein Os11g0197600 isoform X3, whose translation MFKRTLLHSEFIFHMRIPAYFLRHISEESPEKATLKCLSGGIWNVKLRYDEDGLLIHNGWDKFQKNNQLEDGEFLVFRYNGGLQFTVRIFTKNGLEREVKSTATGKNQQASVYDRGSKHKRPAKYPFSSKFPEQTRANGENSTERETPRKRAAVDKAEEGLLTPNIRQFVKCLKGYNVNKSCFLYVPKSFYEQLMKSDNKTTVVLRNSEEKEWKVNCIGRKGYRAFCGGWRQFVSGNKLKEGYVCVFQLVNANELKVSVFDNPSESLLKLAAER comes from the exons ATGTTTAAGAGGACACTGTTGCACTCTGAGTTCATTTTTCATAtg AGAATCCCAGCCTATTTTCTTAGGCATATATCAGAAGAGTCACCTGAGAAAGCCACCCTGAAGTGTCTTTCTGGAGGCATTTGGAATGTCAAACTACGATATGATGAAGATGGTTTGCTAATACACAATGGTTGGGACAAATTTCAGAAGAATAACCAACTAGAAGACGGGGAATTTCTCGTGTTTAGGTACAATGGCGGTCTGCAATTTACAGTAAGAATATTCACCAAGAATGGACTGGAGAGAGAAGTGAAGTCAACAGCCACGGGCAAAAATCAACAAGCTTCGGTATATGATCGAGGCAGTAAGCATAAAAGGCCAGCAAAATATCCTTTCAGTTCCAAATTCCCTGAACAGACTCGTGCTAACGGTGAAAATAGCACAG AACGTGAAACTCCAAGAAAAAGAGCTGCAGTCGATAAAGCGGAGGAGGGCCTTCTCACTCCAAATATTCGACAATTTGTGAAATGTTTGAAAGGCTACAATGTGAATAAGTCCTGTTTCTTG TATGTTCCGAAATCCTTCTATGAACAACTTATGAAATCAGACAATAAGACAACAGTTGTCCTCCGTAATTCAGAAGAAAAAGAATGGAAAGTGAATTGTATCGGACGAAAAGGATATCGCGCTTTCTGTGGAGGATGGAGACAGTTTGTGAGTGGTAATAAGCTTAAGGAAGGATACGTCTGTGTTTTTCAGCTTGTCAATGCAAATGAACTGAAGGTTTCTGTTTTCGACAATCCTTCGGAATCTCTGTTGAAACTTGCTGCAgaaagatga
- the LOC107840354 gene encoding B3 domain-containing protein Os11g0197600 isoform X2: MKIDNRPIFYKIFRPTFTSELRIPAYFLRHISEESPEKATLKCLSGGIWNVKLRYDEDGLLIHNGWDKFQKNNQLEDGEFLVFRYNGGLQFTVRIFTKNGLEREVKSTATGKNQQASVYDRGSKHKRPAKYPFSSKFPEQTRANGENSTERETPRKRAAVDKAEEGLLTPNIRQFVKCLKGYNVNKSCFLYVPKSFYEQLMKSDNKTTVVLRNSEEKEWKVNCIGRKGYRAFCGGWRQFVSGNKLKEGYVCVFQLVNANELKVSVFDNPSESLLKLAAER; encoded by the exons ATGAAGATAGATAACAGACCAATTTTCTACAAGATTTTTCGTCCCACATTCACTAGTGAACTG AGAATCCCAGCCTATTTTCTTAGGCATATATCAGAAGAGTCACCTGAGAAAGCCACCCTGAAGTGTCTTTCTGGAGGCATTTGGAATGTCAAACTACGATATGATGAAGATGGTTTGCTAATACACAATGGTTGGGACAAATTTCAGAAGAATAACCAACTAGAAGACGGGGAATTTCTCGTGTTTAGGTACAATGGCGGTCTGCAATTTACAGTAAGAATATTCACCAAGAATGGACTGGAGAGAGAAGTGAAGTCAACAGCCACGGGCAAAAATCAACAAGCTTCGGTATATGATCGAGGCAGTAAGCATAAAAGGCCAGCAAAATATCCTTTCAGTTCCAAATTCCCTGAACAGACTCGTGCTAACGGTGAAAATAGCACAG AACGTGAAACTCCAAGAAAAAGAGCTGCAGTCGATAAAGCGGAGGAGGGCCTTCTCACTCCAAATATTCGACAATTTGTGAAATGTTTGAAAGGCTACAATGTGAATAAGTCCTGTTTCTTG TATGTTCCGAAATCCTTCTATGAACAACTTATGAAATCAGACAATAAGACAACAGTTGTCCTCCGTAATTCAGAAGAAAAAGAATGGAAAGTGAATTGTATCGGACGAAAAGGATATCGCGCTTTCTGTGGAGGATGGAGACAGTTTGTGAGTGGTAATAAGCTTAAGGAAGGATACGTCTGTGTTTTTCAGCTTGTCAATGCAAATGAACTGAAGGTTTCTGTTTTCGACAATCCTTCGGAATCTCTGTTGAAACTTGCTGCAgaaagatga